From a single Brassica oleracea var. oleracea cultivar TO1000 chromosome C5, BOL, whole genome shotgun sequence genomic region:
- the LOC106343426 gene encoding PLASMODESMATA CALLOSE-BINDING PROTEIN 3-like codes for MAVVVVLAVILLAMVGHSSGAWCVCREGLSEAMLQKTLDYACGAGADCGPIHQNGPCFNPNTVKSHCSYAVNSFFQKKGQSQGTCDFAGTATVSASDPSYTSCPFPASASGSGTTTPVTTTPSTRVPTTTNTRPYTSSTGGGLGIPSGIPDYTDPSSGFKLHNPRDTTFFVSGLLVFFLFFFNSYLLS; via the exons ATGGCGGTTGTTGTTGTTCTTGCTGTGATTTTGTTGGCTATGGTTGGTCACTCAA GTGGGGCATGGTGTGTATGCAGAGAAGGATTAAGCGAAGCAATGCTGCAGAAGACATTGGACTACGCATGTGGCGCAGGAGCTGATTGTGGACCCATTCACCAGAACGGACCTTGCTTTAACCCAAACACCGTCAAGTCTCACTGCTCATACGCCGTCAACAGCTTCTTCCAGAAGAAAGGTCAGTCTCAGGGAACTTGTGACTTCGCCGGCACAGCCACCGTCTCAGCCTCTGATCCCA GCTACACATCGTGTCCTTTTCCTGCAAGTGCAAG TGGTAGTGGGACAACGACACCAGTGACGACAACACCTTCGACAAGAGTCCCTACGACAACTAATACAAGACCCTACACGTCCTCAACAGGAGGAGGTTTGGGAATCCCGTCTGGAATCCCAGATTACACAGATCCATCCTCTGGATTCAAACTCCATAACCCAAGAGACACCACCTTCTTTGTATCCGGACTCTTGGTCTTCTTCTTATTCTTCTTCAACTCCTACTTGTTGAGCTAG